TGTATTCGATGCGGATCGAGCGTCGCTGCGCCCAAGCCAGCAGGGCGCCACTGATGTATTCCGGGCCGTTGTCACAGCGGATCACCTTGGGGCATCCGCGCCACTCCATGATCTGTTCCAGGGTCCCTCTGACCTTTCACAACCGGGTCGGCCTCTATGATTTCGAGAACGACATTGGACGGCAGCTCGACCGAGATCAGCCTGTTGTCGTAGAGCTTGGCCTGTATCTCCGTGTTGGGGAGCAGGTATCCCATCTCTTTTTCGAGGAATCCGCGCGACACGCTCAAGGGTTCGTAGCTCTCGTTATCCAGAAATACCAGCGCGTCGCCGTCCTCGTAGGAATAGAGCATCTTGCGCGTTTCGAGTTCGACTTCGTCCACCTTGTCCTCAGCGCGGAATCGTTCGTTGAGTTTGGTGCCGGTCTCGATGTCTTTCATCTCCACCTGGGCAAAGGCCCCGCCCCGGCCGGTCTTGACGTGTTCTACCTTGATAACCCGCCAAAGCCGCTTCTGGTAGTTTAATAGCGTGTTGGGACGTATGGATGAGGCGCCGATTTTCATGCGCAGGCTCTTTTGATTGGAGTACGATGATTATAAACCGTGCCGTTAGGATTGAGCCATTACCAGTTGTCTTTCATGCCGAAAAGTCAGTTCTAAGATTAAAAATACATTATTAAATTCAATATATTATTAAACGTACTTAATGTGCATTATAATGTCAGGATGAAAAAAGCCAGCGCCCATTTCGATGCCAAGGGCTTTCTCAAAACCCTGACCGGCCGCCCCGGGGTCTACCGCATGCAGGACGCCAAGGGTGAAGTGCTTTATGTCGGCAAGGCGCGCAACCTCAAGAAGCGTGTGACGAGTTATTTTCGCTCATCCGGTGACTCCAAGACGCAGGCGATGGTCGCGCAGATCCGCGCTATCGAGGTGACAGTCACGCACACCGAGACCGAGGCGTTGATCCTGGAAAACACCCTGATTAAGGAGCTGCAACCCCGCTATAACGTACTGCTGCGCGATGACAAGAGTTATCCGTTTATTTATCTCTCCAGCGCTGATGACTTCCCGCGTTTGTCATTGCACCGCGGCGCCAAGCGGGCCAAAGGCCGTTACTTCGGTCCTTACCCCAGCGCGAGCGCGGCGCGCGAGAGCCTGCATCTGCTGCAAAAGGTGTTTCCCGTCCGCCAGTGCGAGGATGTCTTTTTCAAGAATCGCTCGCGTCCCTGTTTGCAGTACCAGATCAAACGCTGCACCGCGCCCTGCGTGGGGCTGGTGGACAAGGAGACCTATCAGCAGGACGTGCAGCATGCGGTGATGTTTCTGGAGGGAAAAAGCCACCAGCTCACCGATGATCTGGCCGCTCGCATGGAGTCCGCCGCAGCATAACTCGATTTCGAGCGCGCCGCCCACTACCGTGACCAGATCGCCATGCTGCGGAGGGTGCAGGAGCATCAATATGTCAGCGGCGAGAGGGGAGACCTCGATGTGATCGCCTGCGCAGTCCGCAATGGCGTGGCGTGCGTGCAGGTGTTTTATGTTCGCGCAGGACGTAACCTCGGCAACAAATCTTTTTTCCCGCGCGTACCCGCGGGCGCCGGCGCGGCTGAGGTGCTGAGCGCCTTTATTTCGCAATATTATCTGGCCGATCCCGCGCGGGACGGAGAGCCGGCCAACGTCAAAGAGATCCCCAGCGAGATTCTGATCAATCTCCCGCTGGATGAGCAGGGGCTGTTACAGCAAGGTCTGGCGGCTCAAGCGGGCCACAAGGTGACGATTACGCACGCGGTACGCGGCGAGCGGGCGCGCTGGGTGCAAATGGCGGTTGCCAACGCCGGGCATGCCTTGGCCTTTGAACTCTCTAACAAGGGCACAATCCGCCAGCGACTGGAGGAGTTGAAGGCCGCGTTGGATCTCGATGCGACGCCACAGCGGCTGGAATGCTTCGACATCAGTCATACCATGGGCGAGGCGACGGTAGCCTCCTGCGTGGTGTTTGACGGCAACGGCCCGCTGAAATCCGATTATCGCCGCTTTAACATCCAGGACATCACCCCAGGCGATGATTACGCCGCCCTGCGGCAGGCCCTGTCGCGACGCTATACACGGCTCCAGCAGGGCGAGGGCAAAATCCCCGATGTGCTGTTGATAGACGGCGGCAAGGGCCAGGTCGCCCAGGCGGAACAGGTGTTGGAGGAGTTACAGGTCACAGGCGTTACGCTAGCCGGTGTGGCCAAGGGGCCCGGGCGCAGGGCGGGGTTGGAGAGCCTGTTCTTGTCCGCCACCGGCGCGCCCGTTATACTGCCCGAGAACTCCCCGGCCTTGCACCTGATACAACAGATTCGAGACGAGGCCCACCGCTTCGCCATCACCGGCCACCGGCAACGCCGCGCCAAGGCCCGCACAACCTCCACGCTGGAGGGGATACCCGGCATGGGGCCACGCCGCCGCCAGATGTTGCTCAGCCATTTCGGCGGGCTGCACGAGGTGGCGCGGGCCGGGGTCGAGGATCTCACCCAGGTTCAGGGCATCAGCCGCGAAATCGCCCAGAGGATTTATGACAGCTTTCACAGCGACTAAGAACTTATCCATAAATAATTTACCGCAGAGGACGCAGAGGAATACCCTCAAGAAGGGTTTGTTTCTCCTTCGCGCCCTCTGCGGTGAAACCTTTTCACCGCAAGGGACACAGGGAAACTATTTATGGATATGCTCTAAATCGGTTCGTCACGAAACATGTTAGACAGCAGCCGTGAAAGGACAGAAGGCGCCCGACTCGTCTCGTTGATGGGCATTCCTAATCTGCTGACGCTGCTGCGTATCGGTCTGGTGCCGATCTTTGTGCTGGTCTTTTATCTGCCGTTTAAGTCCGCCCATATCGCCACGGCAGCGATATTCGCGCTCGCAGCCGTCACCGACTGGCTAGACGGGTTTCTGGCCCGTAAGCTCGGCCAGGTCTCCGCCTTGGGCGCCTTTCTCGACCCGGTCGCCGACAAACTGATGGTCGCCGTAGCCTTGGTCTTGCTGGTACAGACCCATCCCACCGCCTGGTTTGCGCTGCCTGCAGCGGTTATCGTAGGCCGCGAGATCATCATCTCCGGTCTTCGAGAATGGATGGCGGAGATCGGCAAACGCACCTCGGTGGCCGTGTCCATCATGGGCAAGTTCAAGACCGGCAGCCAAATGCTGGCCCTGATATTGTTACTGTACCGGGAGCCGGTTGCAGGCCTACCCATCACGGCAATAGGGTTTGCCCTGCTCTACCTCGCCGCAGGCCTTACCCTCTGGTCCATGGTCATCTATCTGCGCGCGGCATGGCCGGGTTTGGTCTCCAAGTAATCAAAATGTTGCGATAAGGTGGTACTCCCCGCTACAATAGCCGACTTCTGTGATGCGGGAATAGCTCAGCGGTAGAGCACAACCTTGCCAAGGTTGGGGTCGCGAGTTCGAATCTCGTTTCCCGCTCCATAAATAACTTTAAAGAGGGTGGCCGTAGCCCTGGCCTTACGAGTCACGGCTGGGTGGCAGAGTGGTTATGCAGCGGCCTGCAAAGCCGTGTACGTCGGTTCGATTCCGGCCCTAGCCTCCAATATAATCAAATAGTTACGTTGCTATTGTAATCTATTTTATAGATTATTGAGGAAGGCTCCTCTCTACTCTCTCAAGCAATCCCACCAACTCTCCCGCCCGGGTGGCGAAACTGGTAGACGCAAGGGACTTAAAATCCCTCGGCCTAAACAGCCATGCCGGTTCGAGTCCGGCCCCGGGCACCAACAGTCAACACTAACCTCACACGCATCACCTCAAATAAGGTGGTGGAGGATTCGTCCTGTCACTCATCATGTAGGTTCGAGTGCCGTGCCAAATCCTCTGCATGTCCGCCATTTCAAGAGACTCCTTTTCATGCTGCAACTAGCTTCTTTTGTCATAGCAGATTATCTTGATTCTTCTGTCTCATAGAATCTTATTCCAAATTTAATCTTCGGTTTACCCTGAGTTTTGCGATGCAGGTTGGTATCGCGCAGCGAGTAAATACAGCCGCAATATTCCTGTTGATAAAAATGTTCTGCTTTAGAGATTTCTATGGTGCGGGCGCTGCCACCGCCCTTGCGCCAGTTGAAGGTCCAGTAGGACAAATCTTCATGTCGTGCGGCGGCGCGTTCTCCGCTGTGGTTAATTTGGTCCATGTCCTTCCAGCGCGAGATACCCAGCGAGCTGGTGAAAATCTTGAACCCATGCTCGACGGCGTATAACGCGGAACGTTCAAAACGCATGTCGAAACACCGGGTGCAGCGTTCGCCGCGTTCGGGCTCATATTCCAGACCTTTAATGCGGGCAAACCAGTTGTCGGTGTCGTAATCGAGGTCCACAAACAGCACGCCCAGTTTCTCGGCGTAGCGCTTGTTTTCTGATTTTCGTAGCTCGTATTCGTGTTTTGGATGGATGTTGGGATTGTAAAACAGGATCGTGTAATCTATCCCGGAGCGTTTCATTTCG
Above is a genomic segment from Gammaproteobacteria bacterium containing:
- a CDS encoding elongation factor P, whose amino-acid sequence is MKIGASSIRPNTLLNYQKRLWRVIKVEHVKTGRGGAFAQVEMKDIETGTKLNERFRAEDKVDEVELETRKMLYSYEDGDALVFLDNESYEPLSVSRGFLEKEMGYLLPNTEIQAKLYDNRLISVELPSNVVLEIIEADPVVKGQRDPGTDHGVARMPQGDPL
- the pgsA gene encoding CDP-diacylglycerol--glycerol-3-phosphate 3-phosphatidyltransferase, with product MGIPNLLTLLRIGLVPIFVLVFYLPFKSAHIATAAIFALAAVTDWLDGFLARKLGQVSALGAFLDPVADKLMVAVALVLLVQTHPTAWFALPAAVIVGREIIISGLREWMAEIGKRTSVAVSIMGKFKTGSQMLALILLLYREPVAGLPITAIGFALLYLAAGLTLWSMVIYLRAAWPGLVSK
- a CDS encoding epoxyqueuosine reductase QueH; the protein is MNPATNSDRPSLPLPDGEQRVLLHSCCAPCAADIMSEMKRSGIDYTILFYNPNIHPKHEYELRKSENKRYAEKLGVLFVDLDYDTDNWFARIKGLEYEPERGERCTRCFDMRFERSALYAVEHGFKIFTSSLGISRWKDMDQINHSGERAAARHEDLSYWTFNWRKGGGSARTIEISKAEHFYQQEYCGCIYSLRDTNLHRKTQGKPKIKFGIRFYETEESR